From a single Lolium rigidum isolate FL_2022 chromosome 7, APGP_CSIRO_Lrig_0.1, whole genome shotgun sequence genomic region:
- the LOC124676507 gene encoding uncharacterized protein LOC124676507: MAGWYEEASGLLLRPPALAEMAVDVLLCAVPIWAAVMIGLFIGWAWRPRWTGLLFLGFRSRLRLLYVPPGLGARRLWLACTALSAFSVAPRLLSSAFRRHGKRQREDHDTDQACGDAAAYADGRSIFEGKHDSITDKDLDHLVQLLDDKESGHTGWQHLMERTTSNMTYKAWRHEPEVGPIMHCSQTIFEDATPELVRDFFWDDDFRLKWDPMLVCFKTLDEFPQNGTTIIHWIKKFPFFCSDREYIFGRRIWESGKAYYCVTKGVPYPSLPKKEKPRRVELYFSSWRIRPVQSPKQDGQQPMACEVTLVHYEDMGIPKDVAKVGVRHGMWGAVKKLQSGFRAYQLMRKSENILSRSAIMARVTTKTCIAGSDDPFDQGPSTAERSSNEDSNSRAVQHGFDWKWVVVGGAVAAVCVLNTGIVGKALLLGAARRHAKK; encoded by the exons ATGGCGGGGTGGTACGAGGAGGCCTCGGGCCTGCTGCTGCGCCCGCCGGCCCTGGCGGAGATGGCCGTGGACGTGCTGCTCTGCGCCGTGCCGATCTGGGCCGCCGTCATGATCGGCCTCTTCATCGGCTGGGCGTGGCGCCCGCGCTGGACGGGGCTGCTCTTCCTCGGCTTCCgcagccgcctccgcctcctctacGTGCCGCCGGGCctcggcgcgcgccgcctctgGCTCGCCTGCACCGCGCTCTCCGCCTTCTCCGTCGCGCCAAGGCTGCTCTCCTCCGCCTTCCGCCGCCACGGCAAGCGACAGCGCGAGGATCACGACACGGACCAAGCCTGCGGGGACGCTGCCGCGTATGCCGACGGCAG GTCAATATTTGAGGGAAAGCATGATAGTATCACTGACAAGGACCTAGATCACCTCGTGCAACTTTTGGATGATAAGGAGAGTGGCCATACAGGGTGGCAGCATTTGATGGAGCGTACTACTTCCAACATGACGTACAAGGCCTGGCGTCATGAGCCCGAG GTGGGACCTATAATGCATTGCAGCCAGACTATTTTTGAGGATGCTACACCTGAACTGGTTAGAGATTTCTTCTGGGATGATGATTTTCGTCTAAAGTGGGATCCCATGCTTGTGTGCTTCAAAACTTTGGATGAGTTCCCCCAGAATGGAACCACAATTATTCACTGGATAAAAAAG TTCCCTTTCTTTTGCAGTGACCGTGAATACATTTTCGGACGGCGTATTTGGGAATCTGGGAAGGCTTACTATTGTGTTACAAAG GGAGTTCCTTATCCATCTTTGCCCAAGAAGGAAAAACCCAGACGTGTGGAATTGTACTTTTCGAGTTGGCGTATTAGACCTG TTCAGTCGCCCAAACAAGATGGCCAGCAACCCATGGCATGTGAAGTAACTTTGGTTCACTACGAGGACATGGGCATACCCAAGGATGTCGCGAAAGTTGGTGTCCGTCACGGCATGTGGGGTGCTGTCAAAAAGCTGCAGTCTGGGTTTAGAGCATATCAGCTAATGAGAAAATCAGAAAACATCCTCTCACGCAGCGCCATCATGGCTAGGGTGACCACCAAGACGTGCATTGCTGGTTCTGATGACCCCTTTGATCAAGGGCCCTCCACCGCAGAAAGATCCAGCAATGAGGATAGCAACTCCAGGGCAGTCCAACATGGGTTTGACTGGAAATGGGTGGTGGTCGGTGGTGCGGTGGCTGCAGTCTGTGTGCTCAACACGGGCATCGTAGGGAAGGCCCTCTTACTTGGAGCTGCAAGAAGGCATGCAAAAAAGTGA
- the LOC124676812 gene encoding ylmG homolog protein 1-1, chloroplastic-like translates to MNGLLASPCTRPVLLRPIPSSVTRLLPAKTLALPPLRLPRSIRASPPPPRAAAQVAASAVGGLLAPLSALEVGLRSINLAPLRPPIAAAMSAAVRWLGVYREVLLVGVLFSWFPNIPWDRQPFSALRDLCDPFLALCREVMPPVFGRKLDLSPLVAFMAIDILIMILRPQPRM, encoded by the coding sequence ATGAACGGCCTCCTAGCGTCGCCGTGCACGAGGCCAGTCCTGCTCCGCCCCATCCCGAGCTCAGTCACCCGTCTCCTCCCCGCCAAAACCCTAGCCCTGCCTCCGCTCCGCCTCCCACGCAGCATCCGCGcttcgccgccgcccccgcgcgccgccgcgcaggTGGCGGCTTCGGCCGTGGGAGGGCTTCTGGCCCCGCTCTCGGCGCTGGAGGTCGGCCTGCGGAGCATCAACCTCGCGCCGCTGCGTCCGCCGATCGCGGCGGCGATGTCGGCGGCCGTGCGGTGGCTGGGGGTTTACCGGGAGGTTCTGCTCGTCGGGGTGCTCTTCTCCTGGTTCCCCAACATCCCATGGGACCGCCAGCCCTTCTCCGCCCTTCGAGACCTCTGCGACCCCTTTCTCGCCCTCTGCCGCGAGGTCATGCCGCCGGTGTTCGGCCGCAAGCTCGATCTCAGCCCGCTCGTCGCGTTCATGGCTATAGACATCCTCATCATGATCCTTCGACCTCAGCCACGCATGTGA